From Pleurocapsa sp. PCC 7319:
ATTAGGAGGGCATTTCGCAAGGCTGAGATACAAACCCCAATGATAGAGGTAAAAGATGGGGATGAAGCGATCGCTTATTTAAGCCAAACGGGGAAATATGCCGACATAGAAACTTATCCCGTTCCTGTATTGATTTTGCTAGATTTAAAACTACCCCGACGTTCGGGACTAGAAGTTTTAGAATGGATTAAACAACAACCACTCTTAAAACGCCTTTTGGTAGTGGTATTAACCTCTTCTCAAGAAAACTCCGACCTCGATCGTGCCTACGATTTGGGAGCTAATTCTTATTTGGTCAAACCCATTGACTTCCAAGATTTTGTCAAACTGGTAGGAACGATTGATGATTACTGGTTTAAGTTTAATCAGTTTCCTAAAATTTGCGCTAGCTAGAATTTACATCGAAATTTTTATACAGGATCGATAATTAAGTATACAAAAAAAATTGCTATCAAATTCTAATGTCCAATGATAAATGCCCAATATCATGACTTGTCTCAAAGCCTTAATCATCGATGACAACGAGAATGATCGCGCTTTGGCTTTACGGGAGGTCAAAAAATTGTTTCCCCAGTTTAAATATTGGGAAATCATTGACGAAGCAGATTTTAGCAAAGCATTACAGCAGCAAAAGTTTAATTTGGTGATTACCGACTATCGCTTACGCTGGACGACGGGATTGGACATTTTATATCGCCTCAAAGAGCAAATTCCAGACTGTCCTGTCA
This genomic window contains:
- a CDS encoding response regulator, with translation MSILLVEDNYNDILLIRRAFRKAEIQTPMIEVKDGDEAIAYLSQTGKYADIETYPVPVLILLDLKLPRRSGLEVLEWIKQQPLLKRLLVVVLTSSQENSDLDRAYDLGANSYLVKPIDFQDFVKLVGTIDDYWFKFNQFPKICAS